Proteins from one Ananas comosus cultivar F153 linkage group 5, ASM154086v1, whole genome shotgun sequence genomic window:
- the LOC109709779 gene encoding succinate dehydrogenase subunit 6, mitochondrial: MGILGDHIEEVKEHWRKNFAFLDYYKKLYGREKPLPKWTDADVEEFIASDPVYGPQLKALRESRKFAIAGALVGAAHLGGVSFKYSKSPHGVVLATGFGALCGAVFGAEVAEHWNQLYKIDKQAANLRFLYWWEDKTLGK, from the exons ATGGGGATCCTCGGCGACCACATCGAGGAGGTGAAGGAGCACTGGAGGAAGAACTTCGCCTTCCTCGACTATTACAAGAAGCTCTACGGCAGGGAGAAGCCGCTCCCCAAGTGGACCGACGCCGACGTCGAGGAGTTCATCGCCTCCGATCCCGTATACGGCCCCCAG TTGAAAGCTTTAAGGGAATCAAGGAAGTTTGCAATTGCTGGAGCCCTTGTTGGTGCTGCTCATTTAGGAGGTGTTTCCTTCAAATATTCGAAGAGCCCACATG GTGTAGTTCTGGCGACGGGTTTTGGAGCCCTCTGTGGTGCCGTCTTTGGAGCCGAAGTAGCAGAGCACTGGAATCAACTCTACAAGATTGACAAACAGGCGGCTAATCTCAGGTTCCTCTATTGGTGGGAGGATAAAACCCTAG GAAAATGA
- the LOC109709765 gene encoding uncharacterized protein LOC109709765 codes for MGKKELLASAPWRGEEEGKGNKFKDAKLRVTNRPGETPTMHVPTKNKPPSKRRHGHDDDGDDDDDDDDVAEIDPELRYSFQRNFQFLQRVFSIDTVVKPLPPAMAYNVSRNLHFFLRIFTQFWDPEGIAGAQKSLGLGQEEKGRRVR; via the exons ATGGGGAAGAAGGAGTTGTTGGCGTCGGCGCCATGGAGGGGGGAAGAGGAGGGGAAGGGCAACAAGTTCAAGGACGCGAAGCTCCGCGTCACGAACCGCCCCGGGGAGACGCCCACCATGCACGTCCCCACCAAGAACAAACCCCCGTCGAAGCGCCGCCATGgccacgacgacgacggcgacgacgacgacgacgacgacgatgtgGCCGAGATCGACCCCGAGCTCCGGTACAGCTTCCAGAGGAACTTCCAG TTTCTACAGAGGGTTTTCAGCATCGATACTGTTGTGAAGCCTCTCCCTCCTGCTATGGCATACAATGTTTCTCGCAATCTGCACTTTTTCCTTCGCATCTTCACACAGTTTTGGG ATCCTGAGGGGATTGCCGGTGCGCAGAAGTCACTTGGACTAGGGCAGGAAGAGAAGGGCCGCCGAGTTCGCTGA
- the LOC109710151 gene encoding leucine--tRNA ligase, cytoplasmic-like: MSTITEGGRSYARRDLLLKIQSEIQNYWYENKVFEAEPGSKTPKEGEKFFGNFPYPYMNGLLHLGHAFSISKLEFGAAYHRLRGSNVLLPFAFHCTGMPIKASADKLAREVKQFGNPPVFPSVEEEEKSNLAPEVTTESKTEPDKFKSKRSKAAAKSSGDKSQWEIMRSFGLPDEEIAKFQDPYHWLTYFPPLAKEDLKAFGLGCDWRRSFITTDMNPFYDSFVRWQMNKLKNMGKIVKDTRYTIYSPLDGQPCADHDRASGEGVLPQEYVLIKMEIIPPFPQKLKVLEGKKVYLAAATLRPETMYGQTNCWVLPDGKYGAFEINEADVFILTERAALNLSYQNLSKIPEKPMCLLELSGYDLIGLPLKSPLAFNEVIYSLPMLTILTDKGTGIVTSVPSDSPDDYRALQDLKSKPDFRKKYRVNDEWVLPFEVFPIINIPEFGDKSAEKVCNDLKIKSQNDKEKLAEAKRLTYLKGFTDGTMLVGEFKGKKVQEAKPLIKSKLLEAGLAVLYSEPEKKVISRSGDECIVALTDQWYITYGEEEWKKNAEDCLENMNTFCEETKNGFRHTLSWLNQWACSRSFGLGTRIPWDEQFLVESLSDSTLYMAYYTIAHILQNGNMYGSDNSSIKPEQMTDEVWDYVFCGGPEPKSEIPTSLLQKMKQEFEYWYPFDLRVSGKDLIQNHLTFCIYNHTALLPKKHWPPGFRCNGHLMLNSEKMSKSTGNFRTLRQAIEEFSSDATRFSLADAGDGMDDANFVFETANAAILRLTKELTWMEEVLAAENSLREGPPSTYADKVFANEINYAVVLSEKHFNAFMFREALKTGFYDLQAARDEYRFSCGAGGMNRDLLFRFMDVQTRLIAPICPHYAEHVWKNLLKKQGFVIKAGWPEAEAPDLTLRIANKYLQDSIVLMRKLLQKQESGPKKGKKGAPAPPAEENKLTAGLIYVNEQYDGWKAECLRILKYKFDVAKGSFPPNEEILEALKQSSIGQDSNFKQIQKLCMPFIKFKKDETKDVGPRALDLKLPFGEMEVLRENTDLIKRQLGLEHVEILDPSDEASRSKAGTHVSLLTQNPPSPGNPVAIFLSNAEFSTN; encoded by the coding sequence ATGTCGACAATTACGGAGGGAGGAAGGAGCTATGCTCGCAGGGACCTGTTACTTAAAATACAGTCAGAGATCCAAAATTATTGGTACGAAAACAAAGTTTTCGAGGCAGAGCCAGGCAGCAAAACACCAAAGGAAGGTGAGAAGTTCTTTGGCAACTTCCCTTACCCCTACATGAATGGCTTACTTCACCTTGGTCATGCCTTCTCTATCTCTAAACTTGAGTTCGGTGCTGCCTACCACCGCCTACGTGGCAGTAACGTCCTCTTACCTTTCGCTTTCCACTGTACCGGAATGCCCATTAAGGCCTCAGCAGACAAGCTTGCACGGGAAGTAAAGCAGTTCGGAAATCCACCCGTTTTCCCTTCCgtagaagaggaagagaaatcAAATTTGGCCCCCGAAGTCACTACCGAGAGCAAAACCGAACCTGATAAGTTTAAGAGCAAGAGATCAAAAGCCGCGGCCAAATCTAGTGGAGATAAGTCGCAATGGGAAATTATGAGAAGTTTTGGTCTTCCCGATGAGGAGATAGCGAAGTTTCAGGACCCATATCACTGGCTCACTTACTTCCCCCCTTTGGCGAAAGAAGACCTCAAGGCTTTTGGGTTGGGTTGTGATTGGAGGCGGTCTTTTATAACGACTGATATGAACCCATTCTACGATTCGTTTGTTAGATGGCAAATGAATAAGTTAAAGAACATGGGAAAGATTGTGAAGGATACAAGATATACTATTTATTCACCATTGGATGGTCAACCTTGTGCGGATCACGATAGAGCTTCTGGCGAAGGGGTTCTTCCGCAAGaatatgttttaattaaaatggAAATTATTCCTCCTTTCCCTCAAAAGTTGAAGGTTTTGGAAGGTAAAAAAGTGTATTTGGCTGCGGCTACGTTAAGACCCGAAACAATGTATGGGCAAACAAATTGTTGGGTATTGCCAGATGGGAAGTATGGGGCCTTTGAGATCAATGAGGCTGATGTTTTTATTCTTACTGAGCGCGCTGCGCTTAATCTATCATATCAGAATTTATCAAAAATCCCTGAAAAACCAATGTGCTTGCTTGAGTTATCTGGCTATGATTTGATCGGTTTGCCTTTGAAATCTCCTCTTGCTTTTAATGAAGTTATTTACTCACTTCCGATGCTCACTATTTTAACGGATAAAGGAACCGGTATAGTGACAAGTGTTCCGAGTGATTCACCCGATGATTATAGGGCATTGCAAGATTTAAAATCAAAGCCAGATTTCAGGAAGAAATACAGAGTTAATGATGAGTGGGTTTTGCCATTCGAGGTATTTCCGATAATTAATATCCCAGAATTCGGGGATAAATCGGCAGAAAAGGTGTGTAACGATCTTAAGATCAAGAGCCAAAATGACAAAGAGAAGCTTGCGGAGGCAAAGAGGCTTACATACTTAAAAGGTTTCACTGATGGTACAATGTTGGTAGGAGAATTCAAAGGGAAGAAGGTTCAAGAAGCGAAGCCGTTAATTAAGAGCAAGCTTCTGGAGGCTGGCTTAGCAGTTTTGTACAGTGAGCCCGAAAAGAAAGTAATCTCGCGATCAGGGGATGAATGTATAGTGGCCCTCACGGATCAGTGGTACATTACCTATGGTGAGGAAGAGTGGAAGAAAAATGCTGAGGACTGCTTAGAAAATATGAACACTTTTTGTGAGGAAACAAAAAATGGGTTCAGACATACATTAAGCTGGTTGAATCAGTGGGCCTGTTCGCGATCTTTTGGGCTCGGAACTCGAATTCCTTGGGATGAGCAATTCCTTGTCGAATCACTTTCTGATTCTACCCTTTACATGGCTTATTACACCATTGCCCACATCTTGCAAAATGGTAATATGTATGGCTCAGATAATTCTTCAATAAAGCCTGAACAGATGACTGATGAAGTTTGGGATTATGTCTTTTGTGGTGGGCCCGAACCAAAATCTGAAATACCAACTTCTTTGCTGCAAAAGATGAAGCAAGAATTTGAATATTGGTACCCGTTTGATCTTCGAGTGTCAGGTAAAGATCTTATACAAAACCACCTTACATTTTGTATTTATAATCACACAGCTCTTTTACCCAAGAAGCACTGGCCTCCCGGCTTTCGGTGTAATGGGCATTTAATGTTAAATTCGGAGAAAATGTCGAAATCCACTGGAAACTTCCGGACCCTTCGCCAAGCCATAGAAGAGTTCTCATCAGACGCCACTAGGTTTTCTCTTGCGGATGCAGGGGACGGAATGGATGATGCAAATTTTGTTTTCGAAACTGCAAATGCCGCTATTTTAAGGCTTACGAAAGAGCTTACATGGATGGAAGAAGTTTTGGCTGCTGAAAATTCATTGCGAGAAGGCCCCCCATCCACTTATGCTGACAAGGTATTTGCCAATGAGATAAATTATGCAGTTGTGTTGTCCGAAAAGCACTTCAATGCTTTTATGTTCAGAGAAGCACTTAAGACCGGCTTTTACGACCTTCAAGCTGCGAGAGATGAGTATAGATTTTCATGCGGGGCAGGAGGAATGAATCGAGACCTTCTTTTCCGGTTTATGGATGTTCAGACCCGGCTTATAGCTCCTATTTGCCCACATTATGCTGAGCATGTTTGGAAAAACCTCTTGAAGAAACAAGGGTTTGTGATAAAAGCAGGGTGGCCAGAAGCAGAAGCCCCAGACCTTACTCTCAGAATCGCTAACAAGTATTTGCAAGATTCAATAGTTTTGATGCGAAAGCTGCTTCAGAAGCAGGAATCGGGTCccaaaaaaggtaaaaaagggGCTCCTGCTCCTCCAGCAGAGGAAAACAAGTTAACAGCAGGGCTTATATATGTGAATGAACAATATGATGGGTGGAAGGCAGAGTGTTTGAGGATACTCAAATACAAATTCGACGTGGCGAAGGGTTCTTTTCCCCCTAATGAAGAGATACTTGAAGCATTAAAGCAAAGTTCAATTGGACAGGATTCGAACTTCAAACAGATTCAGAAACTATGCATGCCctttattaaattcaaaaagGATGAGACGAAGGATGTCGGTCCACGGGCTTTGGATTTGAAGCTGCCATTTGGTGAAATGGAGGTATTAAGGGAGAATACGGACTTGATAAAGCGGCAATTGGGCCTTGAGCATGTTGAAATTCTTGATCCAAGTGACGAAGCCTCTCGTAGTAAAGCGGGCACGCACGTCTCATTGCTCACGCAGAATCCCCCTTCTCCTGGAAATCCTGTTGCCATTTTCTTAAGCAATGCGGAATTCTCTAcaaattga
- the LOC109710538 gene encoding probable serine/threonine-protein kinase At1g54610 — MGCVNAKAIVRDEDGDVIKRGRGSSNSLRRLVSVTKRAEAEAAAEAEEEVVARDAEAPVGNDGSTARLIQKPGDGETKVLAAFDKARVGGSEAGHRRRAVADGGPDGAEPGLPTVRRNAKEEEDEGKLGISHVPNGVEGEHAAAGWPRWLTEVAGEAVRGWLPRKAESFEKLDKIGQGTYSTVYKARDLETGKIVALKKVRFANMDPESVRFMAREIHILRRLDHPNIVKLEGLVTSRMSSSLYLVFEYMEHDLAGLAATPGIKFSEPQIKCYMQQLLCGLDHCHSRGVLHRDIKGANLLIDNNGILKIADFGLATFFNPNQRQQLTSRVVTLWYRPPELLLGVTEYGAAVDLWSAGCILAELLAGKPIMPGRTEVEQLHKIFKLCGSPSEEFWRNLKLSRAAIFKPQLPYQRRVSETFKDFPPPALALLDRLLAVEPAGRGTASSALQNEFFTTKPYACDPSSLPKYPPSKEYDAKLRDEEARRQRVAALKGQGSESAQRKPLPVPAANELQKRLVQENPKSSSYKYITQEDGGSGFPIDPPGGKVENGYPRRVPLVTAGRSSTTSGRSNGPDLKAQRPYVAHGNGTGGADFSHSSYLSSGNVSRLDNMKESSRQTYLNEQRSRYNKLGVVEASEKQEWGHHLLDRPSSSHRKDDVAGSKEPIVTNGTKKRIHYSGPLMPHGGNFEEILKEHERQIQQAVRRARFDKSKGKQYGEKGLSEALLYPSRNGRSDR, encoded by the exons ATGGGTTGTGTTAACGCCAAGGCAATTGTTAGAGATGAGGATGGTGATGTGATTAAGCGGGGAAGAGGATCGAGTAATTCGTTGAGGCGATTGGTTAGTGTAACGAAGAGGGCGGAGGCAGAGGCTGCtgcagaggcggaggaggaggttgTGGCGAGAGATGCCGAGGCACCCGTTGGGAACGATGGAAGCACGGCAAGGCTTATTCAGAAGCCGGGCGACGGGGAGACGAAGGTGCTCGCGGCTTTCGATAAAGCCAGGGTGGGTGGCAGTGAGGCAGGACACCGGAGAAGGGCAGTTGCAGATGGAGGGCCCGACGGGGCGGAGCCGGGCCTGCCAACTGTTCGGAGAAATGccaaagaggaggaggatgagggcAAGTTGGGAATTTCCCATGTGCCCAATGGGGTCGAGGGTGAGCACGCAGCGGCAGGTTGGCCCCGCTGGCTCACGGAGGTGGCGGGGGAAGCGGTGAGAGGGTGGCTGCCGCGGAAAGCAGAATCTTTTGAGAAGCTAGATAAG ATTGGACAAGGAACTTACAGCACTGTGTACAAAGCCCGTGATCTTGAAACTGGCAAAATCGTCGCGCTTAAGAAAGTCCGATTTGCCAACATGGATCCCGAAAGTGTCCGATTTATGGCAAGGGAAATTCATATTTTACGCAGATTAGACCACCCAAATATTGTGAAGCTTGAGGGCTTAGTTACGTCGCGTATGTCAAGTAGCTTATATCTTGTCTTTGAATACATGGAGCATGATCTTGCCGGACTTGCTGCTACACCTGGGATAAAGTTCTCCGAGCCCCAG ATTAAGTGTTATATGCAACAGCTGCTTTGTGGGCTCGACCACTGCCACAGCCGAGGGGTTCTGCATCGAGATATTAAAGGCGCGAATCTTTTGATTGACAATAATGGCATACTTAAAATAGCAGATTTTGGTCTTGCTACATTTTTTAACCCTAATCAGAGGCAGCAATTGACTAGCCGGGTTGTGACGCTTTGGTATCGGCCCCCCGAGCTTTTGCTCGGTGTAACAGAGTACGGCGCGGCAGTTGACCTGTGGAGTGCTGGTTGTATTCTTGCGGAATTGCTTGCTGGGAAACCTATCATGCCCGGAAGAACTGAG GTGGAACAATTgcacaaaatatttaagcttTGTGGTTCTCCATCTGAGGAGTTTTGGAGGAACTTGAAGCTGTCGCGAGCGGCCATTTTTAAACCTCAACTACCATACCAGCGCCGTGTTTCTGAGACATTTAAGGATTTTCCTCCTCCAGCTTTAGCTCTTTTGGACCGCCTGCTTGCCGTGGAGCCCGCGGGTAGGGGAACTGCTTCCTCGGCTCTTCAGAATGAA TTCTTCACTACGAAACCTTATGCCTGTGATCCCTCAAGCCTACCTAAATATCCACCAAGTAAGGAATATGATGCAAAGCTTCGAGATGAGGAAGCTAGGAg GCAAAGAGTAGCTGCTTTGAAAGGCCAGGGATCTGAATCCGCACAAAGGAAACCACTCCCTGTTCCTGCTGCCAATGAGTTGCAG AAACGACTGGTACAAGAAAACCCCAAAAGCAGCAGCTACAAGTACATTACTCAAGAAGACGGTGGCTCAGGTTTCCCGATCGATCCACCTGGTGGAAAAGTGGAGAATGGTTACCCCCGACGTGTACCTTTGGTGACTGCTGGCCGTTCATCCACAACTTCGGGGCGGTCGAATGGTCCGGATTTGAAGGCACAGAGACCGTATGTGGCTCATGGCAATGGCACTGGTGGTGCCGATTTTTCTCACTCTTCATATTTATCAAGCGGCAACGTTTCTAGGTTGGATAACATGAAGGAGAGTTCTCGACAGACTTATTTGAATGAGCAGCGATCAAGATATAATAAACTCGGTGTGGTCGAGGCCTCTGAGAAGCAAGAATGGGGGCACCACTTGCTTGATAGGCCTTCGTCTTCTCATAGAAAGGACGATGTAGCGGGAAGCAAGGAGCCTATTGTG ACAAATGGTACTAAAAAGAGAATCCACTACTCGGGACCATTAATGCCCCACGGAGGGAACTTTGAAGAGATTCTTAAAGAGCACGAGCGGCAGATCCAACAAGCAGTTCGACGAGCGCGCTTCGACAAGTCAAAGGGCAAGCAGTATGGTGAGAAGGGCCTATCAGAAGCTTTACTATATCCTAGCCGAAACGGGCGATCGGATCGTTAA
- the LOC109711052 gene encoding 11-beta-hydroxysteroid dehydrogenase-like 5, translating into MDLFDSILNFVVPPASMIMMAFAWPTLSFIHGVEWVFKGLYRENMENKVVVITGASSAIGEQIAYEYARRKANLVLVARREHRLFGIRENCRVLGAKQVLIIAADVVKEEDCKRFISDTISYFGQLNHLVNTASLGHTFYFEEASDTSIFPHMMDINFWGNVYPTYVALPYLRQSRGRILVNASVESWLPMPRMSLYAAAKAAVINFYESLRFEVKDDVGITIATHGWVGSELSSGRIMLEEGAEMQWKEEREVPLTGGHIEEFAKMMVAGACRGDAYVKNPSWYDIFLLYRVFAPDVLGWTFRLLLSTISNQSARRPSLAGVGSRPLLEPAPARKPPLAFSPASPLQQQQQQQKNE; encoded by the exons ATGGATCTGTTTGACTCCATACTGAATTTTGTGGTGCCCCCGGCAAGCATGATCATGATGGCCTTTGCATGGCCAACCCTCTCCTTCATCCATGGGGTGGAGTGGGTCTTCAAGGGTTTGTACAGGGAGAACATGGAGAACAAGGTTGTTGTCATCACCGGAGCTTCGTCGGCGATCGGAGAG CAAATAGCGTACGAGTATGCAAGGAGGAAGGCGAATTTGGTCTTGGTGGCGAGGAGGGAGCACAGGCTGTTTGGGATAAGGGAAAATTGCAGGGTCTTGGGTGCAAAGCAAGTCCTGATCATTGCTGCAGATGTTGTCAAGGAGGAGGATTGTAAAAGATTTATCAGTGACACCATTAGCTATTTTGGCCAAT TGAATCATCTTGTGAACACTGCTAGTCTTGGACATACCTTCTACTTTGAGGAGGCCTCGGACACTTCAATTTTCCCTCATATGATG GATATCAATTTCTGGGGAAATGTTTATCCCACGTACGTCGCCCTTCCTTATTTGAGGCAAAGCCGCGGTCGAATCCTCGTGAATGCATCAGTCGAAAGCTGGTTACCGATGCCGAGGATGAGCCTTTACGCA GCTGCGAAGGCGGCGGTAATAAATTTCTACGAGTCACTTCGATTCGAAGTGAAGGATGACGTCGGGATCACGATCGCGACTCACGGGTGGGTCGGCAGCGAGCTTAGCAGCGGAAGGATTATGCTCGAGGAAGGAGCAGAGATGCAGtggaaggaagagagagag GTTCCGCTAACCGGAGGCCATATCGAAGAGTTTGCTAAGATGATGGTGGCGGGGGCGTGCCGCGGCGATGCGTATGTAAAGAACCCTAGCTG GTacgatatttttcttttgtaccGTGTGTTCGCCCCCGACGTTCTCGGCTGGACTTTCCGCCTGCTCCTCTCGACCATCTCGAACCAGAGCGCGAGGAGGCCTTCGCTAGCCGGGGTGGGGTCGCGGCCTCTCCTCGAACCCGCGCCTGCCCGAAAGCCCCCTCTCGCCTTCTCCCCGGCTTCTCCactccagcagcagcagcagcagcagaagaatGAGTGA